The following proteins are co-located in the Raphanus sativus cultivar WK10039 unplaced genomic scaffold, ASM80110v3 Scaffold1486, whole genome shotgun sequence genome:
- the LOC130504308 gene encoding secreted RxLR effector protein 161-like has translation MVVRSLGPDTDPFGPKRDDEEILGPEVPYLSAIGALMYLAGHTRPDISFAVNLLSRFSSCPTQRHWNGIKHVLRYLQGTKDLDLMFTNQSKEGLVGFADAGYLSDPHFGRSQTGYVFTHGGTAISWRSMKQTMAATSSNHAEILAMHEASRESVWLRSMTQHISTTCGITKGKDPPTILYEDNTACIAQLKDGYIKGDRTKHILPKFFFTHELQKAGEVQVLQVSSSENSADLFTKSLATLVFKKLVHQIGMHRLKDLQ, from the coding sequence ATGGTCGTGAGGAGTCTTGGTCCGGACACGGATCCATTTGGCCCGAAGAGGGACGATGAAGAGATCCTTGGTCCAGAGGTGCCATATCTTAGTGCCATAGGAGCTCTGATGTATTTAGCTGGCCATACACGACCAGACATCAGTTTTGCTGTGAACTTATTATCTAGGTTCAGCTCATGTCCGACCCAAAGGCACTGGAATGGGATAAAACATGTACTTCGTTATCTACAAGGAACGAAGGATTTGGATCTTATGTTTACTAACCAATCTAAGGAAGGTTTAgttggttttgctgatgcaggttacctaTCTGATCCACATTTTGGTAGATCTCAGACTGGATATGTTTTTACACATGGAGGGACAGCAATATCatggcgatccatgaagcagACCATGGCGGCTACATCCTCAAATCATGCAGAAATATTGGCGATGCATGAGGCTAGTCGAGAGAGTGTATGGTTGAGATCCATGACACAACACATCAGTACCACTTGTGGTATAACCAAAGGAAAGGATCCACCTACCATCCTATACGAAGATAACACAGCCTGCATTGCTCAGCTTAAAGATGGATACATCAAAGGAGACCGGACGAAGCACATTCTTCCAAAGTTCTTCTTTACCCACGAGCTCCAGAAGGCAGGAGAGGTCCAAGTGCTACAAGTCAGTTCAAGTGAGAATTCAGCCGATCTCTTCACCAAGTCCTTAGCCACATTAGTGTTCAAGAAGCTCGTGCACCAGATAGGCATGCATCGACTGAAGGatcttcagtga
- the LOC130504307 gene encoding uncharacterized protein LOC130504307 encodes MFSRFVQRIRISKTQITSLYSTKSFTTLINPKPPTRVAVFWDLDNKPPASHPPHDAAVKLRTAASSFGSVKLMVAYANRHAFSHVPAHVREERKERKLLNQLEKTGLAKPAEPYFCGVCDRRFYANEKLVAHFRQIHEAENQKRVRQIESAKGGQRVRLVAKYSMKMDKYKRAARNLLIPKEGYGLAEELTRGGFRVKMVSDKPEAADRALKEHMVDVMDKREAECLVLVSDDSGFVDVLWEAKDRCLRTVVIGDLSEGKLKRVADVAYSWKEVVMGKAKKEVEKVVGKWRDRDVLKKLEWSYDPVLDKERGLSCCGDWDYGFDSEDDDEVEMGDGGDWWEMDDEDSVGSSRSCQ; translated from the coding sequence ATGTTTTCTCGATTCGTCCAAAGAATCCGAATTTCGAAAACCCAAATCACGTCTCTCTACTCAACCAAATCTTTCACCACactaataaaccctaaacccccaaCCCGAGTCGCCGTCTTCTGGGACCTAGACAACAAACCACCCGCCTCCCACCCTCCCCACGACGCCGCCGTTAAGCTCCGAACCGCCGCGTCGTCCTTCGGCTCCGTGAAACTAATGGTCGCCTACGCGAACCGCCACGCCTTCAGCCACGTCCCCGCCCACGTCCGAGAAGAACGAAAAGAGCGAAAACTCCTCAACCAATTAGAGAAAACCGGTTTAGCTAAACCGGCCGAGCCGTACTTCTGCGGCGTCTGCGACAGGAGATTCTACGCGAACGAGAAGCTCGTCGCTCATTTCCGCCAGATCCACGAGGCGGAGAATCAGAAGCGCGTGAGGCAGATAGAGTCGGCGAAGGGAGGGCAGAGAGTGAGGCTCGTGGCGAAGTACTCGATGAAGATGGACAAGTACAAGAGAGCTGCGAGGAACCTTTTGATTCCTAAGGAAGGTTATGGATTAGCTGAGGAGCTGACACGTGGCGGGTTTAGGGTGAAGATGGTGAGTGATAAGCCCGAGGCGGCGGATAGAGCGTTGAAGGAGCATATGGTGGATGTGATGGATAAGAGGGAGGCTGAGTGTTTGGTTCTGGTGTCTGATGATTCTGGTTTTGTTGATGTTTTGTGGGAGGCGAAGGATAGGTGTTTGAGGACGGTTGTGATTGGGGATTTGAGTGAAGGGAAGTTGAAGAGGGTGGCTGACGTGGCGTATTCGTGGAAGGAGGTTGTGATGGGGAAGGCGAAGAAGGAGGTTGAGAAGGTTGTTGGGAAGTGGAGGGATAGAGATGTGTTGAAGAAGTTGGAGTGGAGTTATGATCCTGTTTTGGACAAGGAGAGAGGCTTGTCTTGTTGTGGGGATTGGGATTATGGGTTTGATtctgaggatgatgatgaggtTGAGATGGGAGATGGTGGTGATTGGTGGGAGATGGATGATGAAGATAGTGTTGGATCTTCAAGATCATGTCAATAA
- the LOC130494457 gene encoding uncharacterized protein At3g43530-like translates to MAKIRWTKKRRTKPLKDITSPPLKEATDVSQPEAESVEDGDVNRNEDEENEKSHESLESPIEDANPVEENQNEEVSPGNESVDEENQNQEASHNESEDEENGNEEASENQSEEEENSEEEAANVDGNGNVVQREEENSEEEAANLDGNGVQGEAENSEEQAANLDGNSRVGEEERSEEVDVGRDGGSSSETESEDSDNEALKPLGMYFQPSEYRKKIKISTRCFIADVMKTFAELVPPITPTEKNWFVNHPQFKHIFHMPQAGNHKVMGMWMLLLRTTRIAKEKEAWFAVNGCPIRYGIREHALISGLNCRNYPLNYKEAGDTKFVRRCFGRGIIRYQDVKAKVLEGMEPSRDRLRLLVLYFLSSVLLGQTKSGNEAPPVDPFLLRAVDDLNLCRTFPWGRLSFDYMMKEIAHTMAHFDGEVKEGVIWPIPGFCLPMEMLAFEAIPVLGSKFREAVDDPDPTCPRMCQTKFKQSEMKGFPLWKINKALGNTQDIDNVLAVREEERSLLERITEPEDNRDKDDAIVDSWMKRVARGYVVRFVDMFAEDVAAREGPPPQTGGNGIEANESAENSVQLKEILEAVKKFREDVGERMDRIENKVGEVDLRLAVSEAYIHEQIALGKRSNQERPDKEVGCNKRSKKK, encoded by the exons ATGGCAAAGATAAGGTGGACTAAGAAGAGAAGAACGAAACCACTGAAGGATATAACTTCTCCTCCTTTAAAAGAAGCTACTGATGTTTCTCAACCGGAAGcggagtctgttgaagatggaGATGTGAACCGCAACGAAGATGAAGAGAACGAGAAGTCTCACGAGAGCCTTGAGAGCCCCATTGAAGATGCGAACCCAGTTGAAGAGAACCAGAACGAAGAGGTCTCTCCAGGAAACGAAAGTGTAGATGAAGAGAACCAGAATCAAGAGGCTTCCCACAACGAaagtgaagatgaagagaaCGGAAACGAAGAAGCCTCCGAGAACCAaagtgaagaggaagagaactCAGAGGAGGAAGCGGCAAACGTGGATGGAAATGGAAATGTAGTAcaaagagaggaagagaactCAGAGGAGGAAGCGGCAAACTTGGATGGAAATGGAGTACAAGGAGAGGCAGAGAACTCAGAGGAGCAAGCGGCAAACTTGGATGGAAATTCCAGAgtaggagaggaagagaggtcaGAAGAAGTAGATGTCGGTAGAGATGGAGGAAGTAGCAGTGAAACCGAAAGCGAG GATTCCGACAATGAGGCGTTAAAACCCTTGGGCATGTACTTCCAACCGTCTGAGTATAGGAAGAAGATCAAGATCTCGACTAGGTGTTTTATTGCTGATGTAATGAAAACCTTTGCCGAATTAGTCCCTCCAATAACTCCGACAGAGAAGAATTGGTTTGTGAATCATCCGCAATTCAAGCACATATTCCACATGCCACAGGCTGGAAACCACAAGGTAATGGGCATGTGGATGCTCCTTCTCCGAACCACTCGCAttgcaaaggaaaaagaggcaTGGTTTGCCGTGAATGGTTGTCCGATCCGCTATGGTATCAGAGAACATGCTTTGATATCTGGATTGAACTGTCGGAACTATCCATTGAACTACAAGGAGGCCGGAGACACGAAGTTTGTGAGGAGATGTTTTGGGAGGGGAATAATAAGATATCAAGACGTGAAAGCTAAAGTTCTTGAGGGAATGGAACCTTCTCGTGATAGGTTGAGGCTGTTGGTGTTGTATTTTCTATCGAGTGTTCTTCTTGGACAGACGAAGAGCGGAAATGAAGCCCCTCCCGTGGATCCATTCTTGCTGAGAGCAGTTGATGATCTGAATTTATGTAGAACTTTCCCTTGGGGTAGACTGTCCTTTGATTACATGATGAAAGAGATTGCACACACTATGGCTCATTTCGATGGGGAGGTGAAAGAAGGTGTGATATGGCCAATTCCTGGTTTCTGTCTTCCAATGGAG ATGCTAGCATTTGAGGCTATTCCTGTATTGGGTAGTAAATTCAGAGAGGCCGTTGATGACCCAGACCCAACATGTCCAAGGATGTGCCAAACAAAGTTCAAGCAAAGTGAGATGAAGGGATTTCCGCTATGGAAAATAAACAAAGCACTTGGTAATACTCAG GACATTGATAACGTTTTGGCTGTCAGAGAAGAGGAACGGAGTCTACTAGAGCGGATAACAGAACCAGAGGATAACAGAGATAAGGATGATGCAATTGTCGATAGCTGGATGAAGAGGGTGGCTCGTGGATATGTTGTAAGATTTGTCGATATGTTTGCGGAGGATGTGGCAGCCCGAGAAGGCCCTCCCCCTCAGACAGGTGGAAACGGCATTGAAGCCAATGAATCAGCAGAGAACTCGGTGCAGCTAAAAGAAATATTAGAGGCCGTTAAGAAATTCAGAGAAGATGTTGGAGAGCGGATGGACAGGATTGAGAATAAGGTTGGAGAAGTTGATTTAAGACTCGCAGTGTCAGAGGCTTATATTCACGAGCAGATAGCACTTGGTAAGAGGAGTAATCAGGAGAGGCCTGATAAGGAGGTTGGCTGTAATAAGAGGTCAAAGAAAAAGTGA
- the LOC108834837 gene encoding protein FAR-RED ELONGATED HYPOCOTYL 3-like, with product MLEKGDEDVNVDGNVEANVYAIDDGDGNVDENVDGNVDENVDGNVDNGREDTERRDENGDVPHVGKEIPFMEEWEDGLGLKIQQEFASKKAVQEVVDRGACTKTFGFNVVKSDKERLVLKCIKEGCKWGLRAAKIKKSQMFSIRTYNKMHTCSHGSQSNCNSKRRGSPQLVASLLRDDYPGQMETPRPSSIQALVWTKLGVKISYSTALRGRNEAVNVLRGTPEESYQMLYCYLYMLEKINHQTITSVKLDDSDRFKYLFIALGASIEGFKVMRKVVTVDATFLKNGYGGVLVFATAQDPNRHHYPLAFGVLDGENKDSWSWFFEMFKTVVPDSSELVFMSDRNGSLINAIANVFPKAHHAHCIWHLAQNVKGHVSNVNKEVVQWKFMEIARIYTVPEFETEYDAFKIRYPSAAKYLEESSEKEKWARCWFPGERYNIDTSNVVESMNSVFRDARKYSLIPLLDTIVKKTADWFNDHRKETVRGSTERKLVPLVENYVHDAWSEARKLIVSEINSFDLEYSVVASDGKPYSVNLRGKSCSCRFFDIEKYPCVHGLAAYIFYSSSHGSGSVFQLEDLISKYYWTELWALAYYRSIYVVPDRSQWDVPDYIKEMKIIAPKRVEKRGRKRVKRFPSAGERRPRTQNKRRPRQSLQWLLFGNRNV from the coding sequence ATGTTGGAAAAAGGTGATGAAGACGTAAATGTTGATGGCAATGTGGAGGCAAATGTCTATGCAATTGATGATGGTGATGGCAATGTGGATGAAAATGTGGATGGCAATGTGGATGAAAATGTTGATGGTAATGTGGATAATGGTCGCGAAGACACAGAAAGGAGGGATGAAAATGGCGATGTTCCACATGTTGGCAAAGAGATCCCGTTTATGGAGGAATGGGAAGACGGTCTTGGTTTGAAAATACAACAAGAGTTTGCTAGTAAAAAGGCAGTGCAAGAAGTGGTGGATAGAGGCGCATGCACGAAAACATTTGGGTTTAATGTGGTGAAATCAGATAAGGAGCGGTTAGTGCTAAAATGCATTAAGGAAGGATGTAAATGGGGACTACGTGCTGCGAAGATTAAAAAATCTCAAATGTTCTCTATTAGAACGTACAACAAGATGCATACATGCTCGCATGGGAGTCAGAGTAATTGCAACTCAAAGAGGAGAGGCTCGCCACAGCTGGTTGCATCTCTATTGCGTGATGATTATCCAGGGCAAATGGAAACTCCTCGGCCTAGCAGTATCCAGGCTCTTGTGTGGACAAAACTGGGTGTCAAAATATCATACTCCACTGCTTTGCGAGGTAGAAACGAAGCTGTAAACGTTTTGCGTGGGACTCCCGAAGAAAGCTATCAGATGTTGTATTGTTATTTGTACATGTTAGAGAAGATCAATCATCAGACAATCACGAGTGTGAAATTGGATGATTCTGACAGATTCAAGTACTTGTTCATAGCACTGGGAGCTAGCATCGAAGGTTTTAAAGTGATGAGGAAAGTTGTAACCGTGGATGCTACTTTTCTGAAAAATGGATATGGTGGTGTACTTGTTTTTGCAACGGCCCAAGATCCTAATCGGCACCACTATCCTTTAGCTTTTGGTGTGCTAGATGGTGAGAATAAGGACAGTTGGAGTTGGTTTTTCGAGATGTTCAAGACTGTTGTGCCAGATTCATCGGAGTTAGTGTTTATGAGTGACAGAAATGGAAGCCTCATCAATGCGATAGCTAATGTATTTCCGAAGGCTCATCATGCGCATTGTATATGGCATTTGGCTCAAAATGTGAAAGGTCATGTAAGTAACGTCAACAAAGAAGTTGTGCAATGGAAATTTATGGAGATTGCTCGGATTTACACAGTTCCTGAATTCGAGACTGAATATGATGCTTTCAAGATTCGATATCCATCAGCTGCCAAGTATTTGGAGGAGAGCAGTGAGAAAGAAAAGTGGGCGAGGTGTTGGTTTCCGGGAGAAAGATACAACATCGACACAAGCAACGTTGTCGAGTCGATGAACAGCGTTTTCAGGGATGCGAGGAAGTACTCTTTAATACCCTTGCTAGATACGATCGTTAAAAAAACAGCTGATTGGTTTAATGACCATAGGAAAGAAACCGTTAGAGGATCCACTGAGCGGAAACTAGTGCCTCTTGTGGAAAACTATGTGCATGACGCATGGTCAGAGGCGAGGAAATTAATTGTTTCGGAGATAAACTCTTTCGACCTGGAATACAGTGTCGTCGCATCAGATGGGAAGCCATATTCGGTGAATTTACGTGGAAAAAGTTGCAGTTGCCGGTTCTTTGATATTGAAAAGTATCCTTGTGTCCACGGACTAGCGGCTTACATTTTCTACTCTAGCAGTCATGGTAGTGGCTCTGTTTTCCAGTTAGAAGATTTGATCTCTAAATACTATTGGACAGAGCTGTGGGCATTGGCATATTACAGGTCTATTTATGTGGTTCCTGATAGGAGTCAATGGGATGTCCCAGATTACATCAAAGAAATGAAGATCATAGCTCCAAAGCGCGTTGAGAAGAGGGGTAGAAAGAGAGTGAAAAGGTTTCCATCTGCTGGTGAACGGCGGCCAAGGACGCAAAATAAAAGGCGTCCAAGACAAAGCCTGCAGTGGTTGCTGTTTGGAAATCGAAATGTATGA